GCCGCAACACGCGCATGGGCCGCCAGGGTGGCAAGGTGACTCAGATCCTCCGTGACGAGGTCATCGTCACCGAGGTCATCACCACACCGGAGCGGGTGATCTCCAACCCGGTGAAGCTGGAACTGCGGCAGGAATCCCAGCGGGACCCCGCCTACGACCTGATGACGGGCAAGAACTGGGAGCCGTAGGGCTCCCGGTGGTGGGGAGCCGGCGGGTCCGGCTCCTAGTGCCCACTGCGACTTGTTGAGGGGACGCATGCTCGAGGAGAGCGCTGTGACGAGGGGCAAGTTGATGAGCATGGTGGCCGCCCTGGTGGTCGCCATCGTGGGTGTCGGGGCCGAGGCCGCCGAGCTCAATACCCTGCGCGACCTGAAGGTGGTGCAGACGGGCTCGGGCACCCAGGTGGTGGTGACCGGCACGCGGGCACCCACATTCACCGTCTTCCGGCTGAGTGGTCCGGAGCGGCTGGTGGTGGACCTCTCGTCGGCGGACGCCACGGGCATCAAGGGGCTCCACAACGGCTCGGGACCGGTGTCTGGAGTGGTGGCCTCCCAGTTCTCGGACGAGCGCGCGAGCGTGGGCCGGGTGCTGGTGGCGTTGCACCAGGCCGCGCAGTACGACGTGCGCGCCGAGGGCAACAAGGTCGTCATCTCGGTGGATGGAGCAGCGGCGCAGGCCGAGGCGAAGCCCGCCCCCGCACCGAAGGCCGAGCCCGCCCCCGAGGTGAAGCCCGCCGCGCCGGCAGTGGCCAAGGCCGAGCCCGCGCCGAAGGTCGAGTCCGCGCCGAAGGTCGAGTCCGCGCCGAAGGCCGAGCCCACCCCGGTGGTGGCCGAGGCCGAGCCGCGGAAGAAGCCCGTCGAGCAGCCCGCGCCGGCCGTGGCTTCGGCCCCCGCGCAGCTGCCGGAGAACGTGGTGGCGGCCGAGGCGGACGAGCGCGAGGTGGCGCATCCGGCCCGCCGCATCACCGCGGTCTCCTTCAACCGTGACACGCTGAACATCCGCACGGACGGCGAGGTCGCTCGCTACGAGGTGCTGGAGCTGGCGGATCCGCCGCGGCTCGCGGTGGACGTGTACGGCGTGGGCCTGTCCGCTCGGGCTCCGCGCGTGCGCTCGGGCCTGCTCAAGGACGTGCGCGTGGGTGCGCACTCGGACAAGGTGCGTCTGGTGCTCGATGTGCGCGGGGAGATGCCCGGCTACCGGGTGGACCGCAGCGGCCGGGGCCTGGAGGTGGTGCTCGGTGGCAAGGTGGCCCGCAAGCCGGCCGCGCCGTCCGACACGCCGGAGAAGGTGGTCGCGGAGAACGAGCCCCTGCGCTCCACGCCCGTGAGCGCGCAGCCGGCCGCCGTGGACGTCAAGGACCTGACCTTCGACGAGAACGACACCGGTGGGCGGGTGAACCTCAAGCTGTCTGGCGCGGTGGTGTGGAAGGTGGAGCGGCCGGATCCCCGCAGCGCGGTGCTGTCGCTGGAGAACGCGAAGCTGCCGCGGCGGCTGGAGCGCAGCCTGGACACCAGCGCGCTGGAGACGCCGGTGAAGATGATCAGCGCCTTCGCGGTGCCCGGCGAGGGCAACCGGGTGCGCGTGGTGGTGGCCGCGGACGGCGCCATCGAGGAGAACGTGAGCCAGGTGGCCGGTGGCCTCTCCTGGCGGCTGAGCGTCAAGGGCGTGAAGACGGAGCAGGTGGCCGTCACCCAGCGCACCGCCGGCTTCACCGCCGAGGCGCCCACGTACGTCTCCGAGGGCGCGCCCCAGCAGGCCCGCTACCGCGGCAAGAAGGTGTCCTTCGAGTTCAAGGACATCGACATCCAGAACCTGCTGCGCGTCATCGCGGAGATCTCCAAGAAGAACATCGTGGTCGCCGATGACGTCAGCGGCAAGGTGACCATCCGCCTGCGCAACGTGCCCTGGGATCAGGCGTTGGACCTCGTCCTGCGCACCAAGGGCCTGGGCAAGGAGGAGTTCGGCAACATCGTGCGCGTGGCGCCGCTGAAGACGCTGGAGGAGGAGGCCAAGCTGCGTCAGGAGCGCAAGAAGTCGCTCGTGGCCCAGGAGGAGCTGCTGGTGAGCCTCATCCCGGTGAACTACGCGGTGGCCAACGAGATGTCCACCCGAGTCAAGGACGTGCTGAGCGAGCGCGGAACGGTGACGGTGGACACGCGCACCAACGTGCTCATCGTCAAGGACGTGCGCGCCAACACCGAGAAGGCGCGGGCGCTGGTGCGCAACCTGGACACGCAGACGCCTCAGGTGCTCATCGAGAGCCGCATCGTGGAGGCCAACACCTCGTTCAGCCGCGAGCTCGGCGTGCAGTGGGGTGGTCAGGCCCTGGCCACTCCGGCCACGGGCAACGCCACCGGCCTCATCTTCCCCAACACCGTGGCCGTGTCGGGTGCCTCGGGCGGTGGCGCGACGGGCGTCTCCGACGATCCGAACTTCGCCGTCAACCTGCCGGTTGGCGCGGGTCAGGGCCTCGGTGGTGCGTTGGGCTTCGTGTTCGGCTCGGCCGGTGGTGCGCTGGCCCTCAACCTGCGCATCTCCGCGGCGGAGGCCGAGGGTGTGTTGAAGACCATCTCCGCGCCCAAGGTGACGACGCTGGACAACAACACCGCCCGCATCAGCCAGGGTCTGTCCATCCCGTTCAGCCAGGTGTCCGCGGCCGGTGCCAACACCACCTTCGTCGAGGCGCGTCTGTCCCTCGAGGTGACGCCGCACATCACCCAGGACGGCAGCATCCTGATGACCATCAACGCGCAGAACAACCAGCCGGATCCGGCCAACACCGGTGCCAACGGACAGCCCGCCATCCAGCGCAAGGAGGCCAACACCCAGGTGCTGGTGAAGGACGGCGACACCACCGTCATCGGCGGCATCTACGTCCGCCGCGGCAGCTCCCAGAGCAACTCGGTGCCCTTCCTGTCGAAGATTCCGGTGCTGGGCCTGCTGTTCAAGAACCACCGCGAGCGTGATGAGCGCCAGGAGCTGCTCATCTTCATCTCGCCGCGGATCCTCAACCGGCAGACGATCGCCCAGTCGCTGTAGCCGGTGTCTCTCTCGAGCTCATGAAGGAGTCGGTGTCCATGAAGCGATTGATGCTGGTTGCCGCATTGGCGGCGTCTTCTTCGGCCTGCGTGGCCAATCAGGGGGATGCGTCCATCCGCTTCCTCCAGGCGGGTGCCCTGGCGACGGAGGATGGACGCTGCAGCGTCGCGACGGGTGGGGCGCAGGTGCCCCAGGGGTTGCTCGACATCTCCGGTGGTCAGAGCTACCTGCTGGGTCTGGTCGTCGAGACCAACAGCACCCAGCGTGACATCACCATCAATGGTGATCTGCTCTCGGGGCCCGGGCTCAACGACATCACCCTGAACGAGGTGGTCCTCTCCTACGAGGCGTCGCCGCGCGTACCGGGCCTGCCCGAGGAGGAGATCTTCCCCATCTACGGTGTCTTCCGCCCCGCGACCTCATCGGGCAGCTACGCCGTCCTGTACGCGCTCGGACCCAAGGCGCTCACCGCGCTGGCGGCCGCCGTGGGGGAGGGTCAGCAGGTGACCGTGTTCTCCACCATCAAGGCCCGGGGACAATTCAGCAGCGGCATGGCCACGGAGAGCAACGAGATCACCTTCCCCATCAACATCATCAACAGCGGCTTCGATCCGTCCACCCTGGGGTGTCCGGCTGGCCTGACCTTCACGCCGGCCCAGGCGGTGGGGCCCTGCGGCCAGCTGGGCCAGGACGTGGGCAACATCTGCCGCCCGCCGCCCCCCACAACGACGCCTTGACCTGACCCCCTGGCCCTCCTACAAGGCGGCAGCCATGTCCTTCCGCACGCACCTCGAGTCGGTGGTCAACCAGGTCGATGGGGCCCTGGCCTGCAGTGTGATGGGTTTCGACGGCATCGCCGTGGAGACCCATCAGCGGGACGAGGCGGGTGATCTGGAGCTGACCGGGGCCTGGGTGGAGTACGCCAACCTGCTCGGTCAGCTGCGGCAGGCCGCCGAGACCCTCAAGACGGGCGCCGTCCAGGAGGTCAGCGTCAACAGCGAGCGGGTGCTCACGCTGATGCGCCTGGTGTCTCCGGAATACTTCCTGGTCCTGGCGCTCCGGGCGGACGGTAACTACGGAAAGGGCAGATACGTCCTCCGGGTGACCGCCCCCAAGATCCTCGCCGAGCTGTAGCCTGCCGGGCGGACGGCGCAGCGCGCCGCGCCTTTCCGCTTTGCAAGGCGCGGCCCCATCGGCTAGACACCCCGGACTTTTCAAGCTGTCCGAAGGAGCCTGTCCATGGCCGGTGTCATTGATACGTCCGAGTTCCGCAAGGGCATGAAGATCGAAGTCGACGGCGAGCCCTTCGAGATCGTCGAGTTCCAGCACGTCAAGCCGGGCAAGGGCTCGGCGTTCGTGCGCACGTCGATCCGCAGTCTGCTGTCCGGGCGCGTGCTGCAGCCGACCTTCAAGTCCGGTGACAAGGTGGGCAAGCCGGACATCGAAGAGAAGGACATGCAGTACCTGTACGAGCAGGCCGGCGACTTCTACTTCATGGACACGCGCAACTACGAGCAGACCTTCATCAGCGCGGACGTGCTCGGCGAGGCGAAGAACTTCCTCAAGGAGAACATCAACGCGTCCATCCTGTTCTACAACGGCAAGGCCATTGGCGTGACCCTGCCGAACTCGGTGGACCTGAAGGTCACGAAGTGCGATCCGGGCGTGCGTGGCGACACGGTGTCCGGTGCGTTGAAGCCGGCCACGCTGGAGACGGGCTACACCGTCAACGTGCCGCTCTTCATCAACGAGGGTGACATCCTCAAGATCGACACGCGCGATGGCAAGTACCTCACGCGCGTGGCCACCGCGGGCTAGTCGGCCCACAGCGGTTCAGGGAGGGGACGGAATTGGCAACCAAGCGCAAGGTAACCCGAACGGAGTCGGCGCCCGCCGAGCAGGCAGGCAACGTCCGCGTGGAGGGCAACACCACCTCCCTGGATGTGGAGGCGCTCCGGCAGATCGTGGAGATCCTCGAGGCCTCCGAGGTGACGCGGCTGGTGTGGCAGCGGGGTGAGGAGCGGCTGTTCATCCGCCGGGGCCCCGTGCCGGCGCCCACCATCGTTCACGCGGCTCCCGTGTCGCCCTCGGTGAGCCCCGCGCCCGTGGTGGCCGCACCGGTGTCCGCCGCGCCCGTGGCGTCCGCTCCGGTCATGGCGCACGCCCCGGCCGCGGTCGCGGCTCCGGCCGCGGAGAAGCCCGGTCACGTCGTCACCAGCCCGTTCGTGGGAACGTTCTACCGGACGCCCGCGCCGGAGCAGCCCGCCTTCGTGGATGTGGGCACCGTGGTGAAGAAGGGCCAGGTGCTCTGCATCATCGAGGCCATGAAGTTGATGAACGAGATCGAGGCCGACGTGGCGGGCAGGGTGGCTGAGATTCTCGTGGAGAACGGGCAGCCGGTCGAGTTCGGCCAGGCGCTGTTCCGCATCGAGCCGGTCTGACATACGCGGGCGGTCTGACGCCCCGCGGAGGCACGACATCGTGTTCAAGAAGGTGCTGATCGCCAACCGCGGGGAGATTGCCCTGCGGGTCATCCGCGCCTGCCGCGAGCTGGGTATCGCCACTGTGGCGGTGCACTCCACGGCGGACGCCAATGCGCTGCACGTACGGTTCGCCGATGAGTCGGTGTGCATCGGTCCGCCGCCGTCCAAGGAGAGCTACCTCAACATCCCGCAGCTGCTCTCCGCGGCCGAAATCACGCGTGCGGACGCCATCCACCCGGGCTACGGCTTCCTCTCGGAGAACTCCGAGTTCGCCAAGGTGTGCCGGGACTGCAAGATTCATTTCATCGGCCCCCGGCCGGAGATGATCTCGCTGATGGGCAACAAGGTGCGCGCGCGCGCCGCGGCACGCGAGGCGGGCCTGCCCCTGCTGCCCGGGAGCGCGGGCACCGTGAAGGACGCCCGCGAGGCCGAGGTCTTCGCCAAGGAGATCGGCTATCCCGTCATCCTCAAGGCGGCGGCCGGCGGTGGTGGCAAGGGCATGAAGATCGTCCGCGAGCCGGGCGCCCTGGCCCAGGCCTTCGCCACGGCGGCCGCGGAGGCGGTGGCCTCCTTCAACAACGGCGACCTCTACATCGAGCGGTACGTGGAGAAGCCGCGCCACATCGAGATCCAGGTCGTGGCCGACGAGCACGGCAACATCATCCACCTGGGTGAGCGCGAGTGCTCCGTGCAGCGGCGCCACCAGAAGCTCATCGAGGAGAGCCCCTCGCCGGCGCTCACCCCGGAGCTTCGCCGCGAGATGGGCGAGGTCTCCATCCGCGCGATGCAGAAGCTCGGCTACAACAACGTGGGCACCATCGAGTACCTGCTCGACGAGAACGGGCGGTTCTACTTCATGGAGATGAACACCCGCATCCAGGTGGAGCACCCGGTGACCGAGCTCGTCACCGGCATCGACCTGGTCCGCGAGCAGATCACGCTCTCCTCCGGCGAGCCGCTCAAGCGCAAGCAGGAAGACATCCAGATGCGCGGCCACGCCATCGAGTGCCGCGTCAACGCCGAGGACCCCATCACCTTCGCCCCCTGGCCGGGGAAGATCACCGCCTACAGCGTCCCCGGCGGTTATGGCGTGCGTGTGGACTCCAGTGCGTACGAGAACTACACCGTGCTGCCGTACTACGACAGCCTGCTGGCCAAGCTGATCGTCTACGCGGAGGACCGGCCCACGGCCATCCGCCGCATGCAGCGGGCGCTGGGCGAGTACGTGGTGCAGGGCATCCGCACCAACATCCCGTTCCACCGGGCGGCGATGGCGGAGGACGCCTTCGTCGAGGGCAACTACGACACGCGCTTCGTGGAGCGGCTGCTGGCTTCCGAGACGGGCAGCCACCGGCTGCGCAAGGCCATCGAAGAGACGCCCTGATCGGGCTCCCTCGGTTGCCCTTCACGCAACCCCCTGATCCTGCGGGGGGTTGCGGCGGGTGGATTCCTTGACCCGCCAGGGAGGATTCCGCTAGCCTCGGTTCTCCCTCGTAGTCTCCTTGAAGGAAGCAGAAACCCCGGATTTTCCAGGGGTTTCGCTCGGCAGGAAGCCCACGCTCGATGGACAAGAACAAGATCATCGAAGCCGCCGCCAAGCTCGTCGCGAAGGGCGCCTACGACAAGGCCATCAAGGAGTACCAGAAGATCCTGGACGTGGACCCGAAGGACGGCCGGGTCCTCCAGAAGATGGGGGAGCTGTACCAGAAGAAGAACGACAACGCTCAGGCGGCCCACTACTTCTCCAAGGTCGCCGAGGGCTACTCGGCCGATGGTTTCTTCCTCAAGGCCGTCGCCCTCTACAAGCAGGTCCTCAAGCTCAACCCCAACCTGCTGGACGTCAACCTCAAGCTGGCGGAGCTCCATCAGCAGCTCGGACTGATGTCCGAGGCTATGGCGTATTTCCAGATCGTCGCCAACCACTACGAGAAGGCCGGCGACGTCAAGAACTCCCTGGATACGCTCAAGAAGATGGTGGATCTCGACCCCGAGAACGTGGCGTCGAAGATCAAGCTCGCCGAGCTGTACGCGCGCGAGAACCTGCCGCGCGAGGCCGCCCAGGAGTTCAAGCGCGCCGCCGAGTACCTCAAGCGCAACAGCCGGATGGACGACTGGATGCGCGTGGCGGAGCGGCTCTCCACCCTCGAGCCGGACAACGTCGCGCTGGCCAAGGAGCTGGCGCAGCAGTACCTGGCGCGCGCGGATCAGAAGCGCGCCCTGGCCAAGCTGCAGGTGTGCTTCAAGGCGGACGGGCGCGACGTCGAGACGCTCAACATGCTGGCCCAGGCCTTCCACGGGCTCGGCCAGACCGCCAAGACCATCTCCGTCTACAAGGAGCTGGCCAAGGTCTACCAGGAGCGCGGCCGCACCAGGGACGCCAACGAGATCTGGGACCGCGTCGCCGAGTTGGATCCGGCTGATCCGGAGCTGGAGGCGTACAGGGCCTCGGGTCCCGTCGCCGCGGCGCCCGCACCGGTTCCCGCGTCCGCGCCGGCTCCAGCCCCCGCTCCGGCCCCGGCGCGTGCTCCGGCCGCGCAGCCGGCTCCGGCCGCCAAGGCCCCGGTGGCCGCGGCTCAACCGGCTCCCGCTCCCGCTCCGGTGGAGGCTCCCGAGCCCGCGCTGGCTCCCGCGGCCCAATCCGGCAAGGATCAGTTCTCCAAGCTGCTGACGGAGACGGACGTCTACGTCAAGTACGGCCTGCACGATAAGGCGCTCGAGCACCTGCGGAAGATCTTCGCGGTGGACCCGGAGAACCTCGACGCGCACGAGAAGGCGTACCACATCTACGTCGCCTCCGGGAACGCGGCCCAGGCCAGCGAGCAGCTGCTGAACGTGCTGCGCCTGTGCACGCGCCGCGTGGAGGTGCCGCGCGCCCAGCCGTACCTGGCCGCCATCCTCCAGCAGAACCCCGGCCACCCCGAGGTGCCGGCCTTCCTGGCCGTGCTGCGCACCGACGAGTCCGGTGCCACGGTGGGCGCACAGGTGGAGTCGGTGGGCGAGGACGCCATCCTGGTGGACTCGAGCGACGATGAGATCGTCGTCGCCGATGCGCCCGCGGACGCCCTGGAGCATCCGCCGGGCGACGAGCTGGCCCTCGTCTCCGCGAGCAGCACGGATGAAGATGAAGAGGAGCAGATCGTCTCCGCCGACTTCGCCATCCCCGCCGACGCGGAGGATGGGGTGGTGCTCGCGGACGAGCCGGGCGCGGTGGTGTCGGACGACGAGCCCCTCTTCGGTGCCGGCGACGAGCCCGAGGAGGCGACGACCGTCTTCATGGAGCCAGTCGGCTCCGACGACACCGCCCTCGAGGTCGCCTCCGACGACGAGCCGCTGCTGGCGGACTCGGGGACGGAGCTGGCGCTCGGCGACGACGAGCCGTCTACGACCCAGGTGTCGGCGCCCTCGGCGCAGCTCCTCCAGGATTCCTTCGCGGACGAGCCCGTGCTCGGGCAGGCACAGGACATTCCCACGCAGGTGTCGGCGCGCCCGCTGGAGCTGGACACCTTCGCGGACGAGCCCACCTCGTTCGGCTCTCCCGAGCTCGAGGACGAGGGCACCCCGGTGGATACGCCGGCGCTCGGCTCCTACGAGCTCGAGGAGCCCGAGCCCGAGACCCTGCCCGTGGTGGTGGCCAAGGCTCCGGTTGCACCCGCCAAGGCGCCGCCCCAGGCCGCCACGCCCGCCGCCAAGGCTCCGGCTGCTCCGGCAAAGGCGCCGCCCCAGGCCGCCACGCCCGCCGCCAAGGCTCCGGCTGCACCCGCCAAGGCGCCGCCTCAGGCCGCCGCGCCCGCCGCGAAGGCCCCGGCTGCTCCGGTCAAGCCGCAGCCCGCGCCCGTCGCCCAGGTCGAGGAGCCCCAGGAGGAGCCGGCCGGCGAGGAGTGCGACGAGGCCAGCTTCTTCATCGACCAGGGCCTCTTCGAGGAGGCACGGGAGATCATCGAGACGGTGATGATCGCCTTCCCGGGTCACGCGCGCGCCACCGAGCTGATGGAGCGGCTCGAGGCGCTCGAGTCCGGGGGCGCCCCGGCGGCCCAGGAGGAGTCCGAGGCCGAGGCGGTGTCCGTGCCCGCCGTGCCCGCGCTGGGCGAGTCCCCCGCCGAGCGCGATGCGTTCGACCTGGCGGCGGAGCTGGCCGGCGAGTTCGGCGACCTGGGCGGCGATCAGCCCGCGGCGGCCGCCGAGGAGGACTTCCAGTACTCGGTGGAGGAGGTCTTCGCCGAGTTCAAGAAGGGCCTCGCCAAGGTGGTCAAGCCCGAGGACGTGGACACCCACTACGACCTGGGCATCGCCTACCGCGAGATGGGCCTCATCGACGACGCCCTCAACGAGTTCACCGTGGCCCGCGAGGGTTGCATGGGCAAGAAGCGTGAGGTGGACTGCCTCACGATGATTGGCATGCTGCAGGCCCAGAAGGGCGATGCGGGCGCGGCCGTGGACACCTTCAAGCAGGCACTGGCCAGCGAGCACGCCACGGGCGAGGTGTCCAAGGCGCTCGGGTTCGAGCTGGCCATGGCCTACGAGGCCCGTGGCGACGCGGGCAAGGCCCTCTATCACTTCCAGCGCGTGGCCGCGCTCGACGCGAAGTTCCGCGACGCAGCCGGTCATGCGGAGCGGTTGGCCGCCACCACCTCCCCGGTGGTGGATCCGCTGCCCACCAGCGGACCCAGGAACGGGTCCAACGGTGCGGCCAAGGCCGCCAGTCCCCGAGTGCCCGTCGCCGCGGCCAACCCCGCGGCGGCGAGCGCAGCCAATCCGCGCAAGGTAGGCTACGTCTAGCGCTGTCCGAGGTCCGCCGAGCCCATGACCTACCTCGACTATTTCGAGCTCACCCAGGAGCCCTTCTCCAACGCGCCGGTGAGCCGGTTCTATTACAACTCGGCTCAGCACTCCCAGGCACTGACCCGGCTGATGCATGCCGTCAGCTACATGAAGGGTCTGTCCATCCTGGTGGGTGACATCGGAGCTGGAAAGACGACGCTCGCGCGCCGCATGCTCGACTCGCTGCCCGAGTCCGAGTACGAGGCCGCGCTGCTCGTCATCATCCACTCCGGCATCACCGCCAACTGGCTGCTGCGGCGCATCGCCCTGCAGCTGGGCGTGGAGAACCCGGCCCAGGAGAAGCTGGCCCTGCTGTCCCAGCTCTACCAGCGGCTGCTTCAAATCTACGAGTCCGGCAAGAAGGCCGTCGTCCTCATCGACGAGGCCCAGATGCTGGAGACGCGCGAGCTGATGGAGGAGTTCCGGGGTCTGCTCAACCTGGAGGTCCCCGAGCGCAAGCTCATCTCCTTCGTCTTCTTCGGACTCCCGGAGATCGAGAAGAACCTCAAGTTGGATCCGCCGTTGGCCCAGCGCGTGGCGCTCCGCTACAAGCTGGAGCCCTTCACGGCCGAGTCCACCGAGGCCTACATCAAGCACCGCCTGCGGTTGGCCGGCTGCCCGCGCATGCCCTTCACCCCCGAGGCCCTGCTGGCCGTTCACCAGCGCTCGGGTGGCACTCCGCGCGTCATCAACAGCATCTGCGACAACGCGCTCTTCGAGACCTTCCTGGCCCGCGAGCAGACCATCGGCGACAAGCTCATCCAGCGCATCGCCGACAATCTGGGCCTGGTGGGCTCGGTGCCCCAGCAGGACGCTCCCCAGCCGAAGCCGGCCGCCGCCGCCGCCAACCAGAGCAGTCGGGCAGGCGGCAACTCGAAGGTCGACCTCGCGGAGATCGACCGTTATCTCGAGGGACTCGGTAAGCTGTAGCGGTTTTGGCTCTACGGAACAGGCAGCAGGGCGCGCGCAAGGCGCCGCTGTGGCTCATCGTCCTCGCACTCGTGCTGGGGACGGTGATGGCCTTCCGTACGCGCACCGTCTGGGAGGGGTTGTGCACCCAGGCCCGGCGCCAGCTCCCCACGCTGCTCGGGCTCGAGGTGGGCATCGGCCAGTGTGAGGTGGATCCGCTCGGCCAGCGCGTCATCCTCCGCGGACTGTCCGTCTTCGAGAAGGGCTCGGACACGCCGCTGCTCGCCGCGGACTCGGCCGAGGTGCAGATCGGCCTGCCCCATCCCATCTCCGGCAAGGTCTCCATCGACATGGTGCGGGTGCTCCGGCCGCGGCTCGCGCTGGACCTGTCACGTCCGCGAACGCCCTCGGGCGAGCCGGGCGTGTGCCCGCTGCAACCGCTGCGGCGGCTCATCCTCTCGCGGCTGGCCATCACCGGCGCGGAGGTGCGGCTGCTGCTGCCTGGTGGCCGCCAGGTGGAGGTGTCCGAGCTGGACGTGAGCGTGCGCGAGCGCTGGGGCGAGGAGGAGTTCGAGGTGGAGGCCCGGCGCGGCCTGGTGCGGCTGGGCCCCGGACAGGAGCTCGCCCTCGGGCGGCTGGCGCTCTCGGGCGGGCTGGACGTGGACGAGGAGCTGCTGGAGGTGGACCGCGCGGAGGTGTCGCTGGACGACGTGACGGTGAACATTTCCGGCCGGGTGGAGCAGCTGTGCGATCCGGTGCTCGCCATGGACGCCCAGGTGTTCCTGCCGCTGCGGACGCTGTCGCAGGCGGGGCTGCTGCCCAAGCCCGCCAACGGGCACCTCTGGTCGCGTCTGACGGTGAATGGCCGCCCGGCGGCGCCCAGCGTGTCGCTGGAGCTGGCCGGCAGCGGGCTTGCCTATGGAGGCTTCACCCCGGGCTCGCTCACGGCGCGGCTGGCGTATGCCGGGGACGTGGTGACGGTGGAAGAGCTCACGCTGCCCATCGGCAAGGGGGATGCGCGCGTCTCCGGCACCCTCGGGCTGGGGCCGGGGTTCCCGGTGGAGGTTCACCTGGAGACCCGCGACGCGCCGTTCGGCCTCATCCTGGAGAAGGCCGGCCTGACGGGCTCCTGGGTGGACTTCCCCGCCAACGCGACCGCGGACCTGCGCGGCACGCTGATGCCGAAGCTCAACCTGTCGGGCAACGTGGACCTGCGCACCGGCCGCTTCGTGCTGGCCACGCGCGCCTTCGACGCGCCTCCGGCCTCGGGCCGCACCCTGCTCACCTTCGAGCGGGGCCACGTGGCGACGCGCGTGTCGCTGCTGGGAGACCGCGTCTCCTTCTCCGATGTCCAGCTCGAATCGGGTGGCTCCCGCGTTGGTGGCGAGGTGACGCTCTTCTACGACGTGCAGAAGGGCCTCCTGGCGGACGTCCACGGCGACGTGGACCTGTCGGACTTCGGCCACATCGCGGAGCTCGAGTGGGCGGGGCGCGGCTCGATGAGCACCACCATCGAGGGCCCGTACTCGGACGTGAAGATCGGCGCGAGCCTGTCGCTGCGTGACTTCGAGTTCTGGGGCTTCGACCTGGGCGTGGTGCAGGGCAAGGTGGCGTACGCGGACAAGGTGCTGGGCTTCCCCACGCTCACGGGCCAGAAGGGGCGCACCCAGTACTTTGGCAACGCGGCGCTCACCTTCGGGCGCTCGCTGCACGCGCGGGCCGAGGTGGAGGTGCCCCGGGGCCGCACCGAGGATCTGATCGACATCATCGCCGGCCTGCACTCCACCATCTCCGTCATGCAGGGGCCGTTGGTGGGCGAGGCCTCGGGCCGGGTGGAGATCGACAGTCCCATCGACCAGTTCGAGGGGCTGGTGGCCTTCGACTTCAAGAACACCACCTACTACGGGCGGCACATGGGCGACGGCTCGATGCGGCTGCGCTTCGACGATGGCAAGGCCATGGTGCTCGAGCGCACGCTGCTGGAGGGCCGGTTGGGCCGTACCTGGGTGGATGGCTCCTTCTTCTTCTCCGGGCCCGACAAGGGCAAGCTGGACTACCGCTTCGGTGGCGACAACCTGTCCCTGGCGGAGCTCGTCGGCCCGGAGTCGGAGCGCCTGGGCGTGAGCGGCCTGTTGGAGATGGAAGGCACGGTGTCGGGCAACACGGACCTGCCGGTGACGCGGGCCCGGGTGTGGGGCCCGAAGGTGACGTTCG
This is a stretch of genomic DNA from Archangium violaceum. It encodes these proteins:
- a CDS encoding translocation/assembly module TamB domain-containing protein, giving the protein MALRNRQQGARKAPLWLIVLALVLGTVMAFRTRTVWEGLCTQARRQLPTLLGLEVGIGQCEVDPLGQRVILRGLSVFEKGSDTPLLAADSAEVQIGLPHPISGKVSIDMVRVLRPRLALDLSRPRTPSGEPGVCPLQPLRRLILSRLAITGAEVRLLLPGGRQVEVSELDVSVRERWGEEEFEVEARRGLVRLGPGQELALGRLALSGGLDVDEELLEVDRAEVSLDDVTVNISGRVEQLCDPVLAMDAQVFLPLRTLSQAGLLPKPANGHLWSRLTVNGRPAAPSVSLELAGSGLAYGGFTPGSLTARLAYAGDVVTVEELTLPIGKGDARVSGTLGLGPGFPVEVHLETRDAPFGLILEKAGLTGSWVDFPANATADLRGTLMPKLNLSGNVDLRTGRFVLATRAFDAPPASGRTLLTFERGHVATRVSLLGDRVSFSDVQLESGGSRVGGEVTLFYDVQKGLLADVHGDVDLSDFGHIAELEWAGRGSMSTTIEGPYSDVKIGASLSLRDFEFWGFDLGVVQGKVAYADKVLGFPTLTGQKGRTQYFGNAALTFGRSLHARAEVEVPRGRTEDLIDIIAGLHSTISVMQGPLVGEASGRVEIDSPIDQFEGLVAFDFKNTTYYGRHMGDGSMRLRFDDGKAMVLERTLLEGRLGRTWVDGSFFFSGPDKGKLDYRFGGDNLSLAELVGPESERLGVSGLLEMEGTVSGNTDLPVTRARVWGPKVTFAKRDLGNMGLEALLSGRDLQVAGRPSRDTSGILFMRVKEPYPFDAAVTLELPEIRPLLPTNAFTQDLSGSVKAVVKAQGALLDAQALQMSATVERLTLSRGQLSGANDGPIALSFTQGRLEVPSFIFRGPETELSAQGWVGFDAMELYLRGSMDLRLLESLSPMLVRTGGRLELNAVANGSPRKPSLVGTLHLLDAKLSLRDQPVSARGLNGRVEFTTQRILVEEMQGTLNEGRVQIGGQVALNEFQPAELQVNVSLTDVATRFHEDLPFNTTGQLWLTGHPDALRLGGALDIRNLRYRRGLELDDILKRLSRRTVLPTPAEKPREYLTLDIGVHLGDVRVDNNLARARLIGSLRVTGTNARLGVLGTVETAESSQAFFRNNQFTVTRGQIEFQDRYGIDPVFDLRAQSQVREYQVKLHAFGRPAAPQVLLTSEPALPEGDLVSLLTLGLTSTDKETAASASAGLAAEAFFNMSGLDRQVQRFIPNNPVLKDLSLQISTTYNDATQQAEPTARLESKFLTERLKIGLTQPVSGRGTRARAEYHFDNRLSLQGQWDNEHSETALGNPGIELKLSWESQ